In Thermococcus sp., the genomic window GCAGGAGGTTTCTCACACGCTCACCTCTGTTCTCTTCTCCTCAAATTCCTCCCTGAGGCTTGAGAGCGTTCCCTCATCAACGAACGCCAAGACAACGCCGCAGTCGAGACAGAGATAGGGCGTTGCCTCGATGAATGGCCTCAGCAGGCCGGTGGTTTTGCTCTTCCATGGAGGTTGCCAGAAGAAGCGGGAATAACCGCCCCTTTTCGTCTTGCTTCGCACCATCGTTCCACCGCAGAGGGGACACTTTCGGGTTTCAACCTTGGTCATCGAAACCACCTTCAAAGAGCTTTGTCATACAGCCCGCTATAAACCCTCCGACCGCGTCATCCAGGAACGGTGGCAGCTCGGCAAGAATTCCGGGCTTCCTGGTATCGTAGTAAAAGAAGTTGAAGAGCGCCATCTTGCCCCCGATGTATTCGGCTATGTCTATCCCTATCAGCTCGTCGGCCACCAGATTGACCGGGTCTCCCTCGACTCTGAAGTTTTCCTCAAGGAGGAGCGCCGCCGTCAGGAGCGACTGGACGTTGACGTCGTTGAGATAGCGGAGCATAAGCTTCCGAAGCTTTTCCCGGACATCCCCGCGGTCATCCCCGATGTAGAGCGCCATGGCTGTGTCGAGGACTGCATCAAGCGTTACGCCGTGATTTTCGAGCTTTTGTAAGAGTTCCCCCGCGTTCATGCTCTCACCAGCCCAAACCTCAGCCAGTTATATCTATCGCCCTCCTCGACGGAGTTTATTTCCAGCTCAAACCTTTCCTCAAACAGGGGAGAGGCCAGAAC contains:
- the cobZ gene encoding alpha-ribazole phosphatase CobZ, whose translation is MNAGELLQKLENHGVTLDAVLDTAMALYIGDDRGDVREKLRKLMLRYLNDVNVQSLLTAALLLEENFRVEGDPVNLVADELIGIDIAEYIGGKMALFNFFYYDTRKPGILAELPPFLDDAVGGFIAGCMTKLFEGGFDDQG